Proteins from a genomic interval of Lycium ferocissimum isolate CSIRO_LF1 chromosome 2, AGI_CSIRO_Lferr_CH_V1, whole genome shotgun sequence:
- the LOC132046313 gene encoding beta-glucosidase 47 isoform X2 encodes MADMGVNSYRFSISWARILPKGMFGDVNMAGIEHYNKVIDALLQKGIQPFITLTHYDIPQELEERYGGWLSSQIQDDFSYYVDICFKYFGDRVKYWATLNEPNLVADRGYRLGTYPPARCSGVFGNCSAGDSEREPFIAAHNMILSHAAAVSIYRTRYQRRQGGMVGISLDTQWYEPYSNSSEDIAATERARAFYVNWFLDPIILGRYPTEMVQILGSNLPEFSKNDLSKLSYGLDFIGINYYTARYIKDCLYSVCEHGKTWSEGSYFVTMEKDGVYIGPPTEVDWLYLYPQGMKKILMYMKDRFNNTPMVITENGIAENDNLNPSITDTLNDIHRVNYMNSYLNSLANAIREGANVRGYFVWALLDNFEWLEGYRLRFGLYYVNYTNFQRTPKLSATRYKELMYNFQIQLQTHTAQK; translated from the exons ATGGCAGATATGGGTGTGAATAGCTATCGTTTCTCTATATCATGGGCAAGAATTCTGCCCA AGGGGATGTTTGGAGATGTTAATATGGCCGGAATTGAGCACTATAATAAGGTCATTGATGCACTCCTACAGAAAG GGATCCAACCGTTTATCACGTTAACACATTATGACATACCACAAGAACTTGAGGAAAGATATGGTGGTTGGCTAAGTTCACAAATACA GGATGATTTCAGCTACTATGTAGACATATGCTTCAAATATTTCGGGGACAGAGTCAAGTATTGGGCTACCTTGAACGAGCCTAACCTCGTGGCTGATCGTGGCTATAGACTAGGAACTTACCCTCCAGCTCGATGCTCCGGTGTATTTGGAAATTGTAGTGCGGGTGATTCAGAAAGGGAGCCCTTCATTGCAGCTCACAATATGATCCTATCTCATGCAGCTGCTGTCAGCATTTACCGCACCAGATATCAG AGAAGACAAGGAGGCATGGTTGGAATTTCTTTGGATACCCAGTGGTATGAACCTTATAGCAATTCCTCAGAAGACATAGCTGCAACTGAGAGAGCTCGAGCATTCTATGTCAACTG GTTTTTAGACCCTATTATACTTGGAAGATATCCTACAGAAATGGTACAAATTCTGGGATCTAATCTGCCAGAGTTCTCAAAGAATGATTTGAGCAAGTTGAGTTATGGCCTAGATTTCATTGGCATCAATTACTATACGGCTAGATATATCAAAGACTGCTTATATTCCGTGTGTGAACATGGAAAGACTTGGTCAGAGGGTTCCTATTTTGTTACTATGGAAAAAGACGGTGTCTACATTGGGCCACCT ACTGAAGTGGACTGGCTCTATCTCTATCCACAAGGGATGAAGAAAATTCTGATGTACATGAAGGACAGATTCAATAATACTCCAATGGTTATCACCGAAAATG GCATTGCTGAGAACGATAATCTGAATCCTTCAATAACGGATACCTTGAATGATATCCATAGAGTGAACTATATGAATAGCTACTTAAATTCACTGGCAAATGCAATCAGGGAAGGTGCAAATGTTAGGGGGTACTTTGTTTGGGCCCTTCTTGACAACTTTGAGTGGCTAGAAGGATATCGCCTAAGATTTGGACTTTACTATGTCAACTATACTAATTTCCAGAGAACTCCAAAATTATCAGCCACCAGGTATAAAGAGCTCATGTATAACTTTCAGATACAGCTTCAAACACATACTGCCCAGAAATAG
- the LOC132046315 gene encoding RNA pseudouridine synthase 6, chloroplastic isoform X2, with the protein MEAMEWSAMCWSCVCALNLTYLVMSHLRYGRLMPCPLQNGPPRVEHLVVTKEGPVLEYISKALDLPPLYVEDLIQFGAVYYALVCPKPPPTATPEQIKVYEEVTDPSILRKRTSIKGKTVREAQKTFRITRADEIVEAGTYLRVHVHPKRFPRCYDIDWKSRIIAVTDDYVVLDKPAGTSVGGTTDNIEESCATFATQALGFSAPLQTTHQIDNCTEGCVVLARSKEYCSIFHGKIREKKVKKLYLALAAAPVPIGILTHYMRPINMAPRLVSEEFVKGWLLCQLEVLECKKVSWPRREIESTYNLEDCGWASKDFAYECQINLLTGRTHQIRAQLAACSAPVVGDSMYMPAAIAEMVSPGSNPFGKNKKLYTNENDKSLAIDEWIAQHGKEPSVAVGLQACQISWDDGKHCYGARSPWWR; encoded by the exons AGGCAATGGAGTGGTCAGCAATGTGCTGGTCATGTGTGTGTGCCCTGAATTTGACATATTTGGTCATGAG CCACCTTAGATATGGACGCTTGATGCCATGCCCCTTGCAGAACGGCCCACCAAGGGTCGAGCATCTTGTTGTCACAAAAGAAGGGCCAGTTCTAGAGTATATTAGTAAAGCTTTGGATCTTCCTCCATT ATATGTGGAAGATCTTATACAGTTCGGGGCCGTGTATTACGCATTGGTATGTCCTAAGCCACCTCCAACTGCCACTCCTGAGCAAATTAAAGTGTATGAAGAAGTTACAGATCCATCAATTCTGAGAAAGAGAACTTCAATCAAAGGAAAAACTGTACGTGAAGCTCAGAAAACTTTCCGTATAACTCGTGCTGATGAGATTGTTGAGGCTGGAACCTATTTGCGGGTGCATGTACACCCAAAGCGCTTTCCAAG GTGCTATGATATTGACTGGAAATCTCGTATTATTGCTGTCACTGACGACTATGTGGTTCTGGACAAACCTGCTGGTACATCt GTAGGAGGAACTACAGATAACATTGAAGAAAGCTGTGCTACATTTGCTACTCAAGCATTAGGATTTTCAGCTCCACTGCAGACTACCCATCAGATTGACAATTGCACCGAAGGATG TGTTGTGCTAGCTCGAAGCAAGGAGTACTGCTCAATATTTCATGGAAAAATCAGG GAGAAGAAGGTCAAAAAGCTTTACCTTGCTCTTGCTGCTGCTCCGGTGCCAATCGGTATACTTACACACTACATGCGTCCCATTAATATGGCCCCAAGACTTGTTTCTGAAG AGTTTGTGAAAGGATGGTTATTGTGCCAACTTGAGGTTTTAGAATGCAAGAAGGTATCCTGGCCTAGGCGTGAAATTGAGAGCACATACAACCTTGAGGACTGTGGATGGGCTTCCAAAGACTTTGCATATGAGTGCCAAATCAACCTTCTAACTGGTCGGACTCATCAG ATTCGAGCACAGTTAGCGGCCTGTAGTGCTCCAGTGGTGGGTGACTCGATGTATATGCCAGCTGCAATTGCTGAAATGGTCAGTCCTGGGAGTAACCCATTTGGGAAGAACAAAAAACTATATACAAACGAAAATGATAAATCACTTGCAATAGATGAGTGGATAGCACAACATGGGAAGGAACCTAGTGTTGCTGTAGGTCTTCAGGCATGCCAGATTTCGTGGGACGACGGTAAGCATTGTTATGGTGCCAGATCACCCTGGTGGAGGTAG
- the LOC132046313 gene encoding beta-glucosidase 18 isoform X1 — MPPSMFWHTYWLAICMFLSGCIVSCHQTDNLNILKENPNPSSRNFLFGTASSCYQFEGAYLSDGKGLNNWDVFTHEAGHIKDGSNGDVADDHYNRYLEDVKLMADMGVNSYRFSISWARILPKGMFGDVNMAGIEHYNKVIDALLQKGIQPFITLTHYDIPQELEERYGGWLSSQIQDDFSYYVDICFKYFGDRVKYWATLNEPNLVADRGYRLGTYPPARCSGVFGNCSAGDSEREPFIAAHNMILSHAAAVSIYRTRYQRRQGGMVGISLDTQWYEPYSNSSEDIAATERARAFYVNWFLDPIILGRYPTEMVQILGSNLPEFSKNDLSKLSYGLDFIGINYYTARYIKDCLYSVCEHGKTWSEGSYFVTMEKDGVYIGPPTEVDWLYLYPQGMKKILMYMKDRFNNTPMVITENGIAENDNLNPSITDTLNDIHRVNYMNSYLNSLANAIREGANVRGYFVWALLDNFEWLEGYRLRFGLYYVNYTNFQRTPKLSATRYKELMYNFQIQLQTHTAQK; from the exons ATGCCACCTTCAATGTTTTGGCACACTTATTGGTTAGCAATTTGCATGTTCCTTTCTGGTTGCATAGTATCATGTCATCAAACAGACAACCTTAATATTCTCAAAGAAAATCCAAACCcatcttcaagaaatttcttgtttGGAACAGCCTCTTCTTGTTACCAG TTTGAAGGAGCTTATCTCAGTGATGGAAAAGGTCTCAACAATTGGGACGTTTTTACTCATGAAGCTG GTCATATTAAGGATGGAAGCAATGGAGATGTTGCTGATGATCACTACAATCGTTATTTG GAGGATGTCAAGCTCATGGCAGATATGGGTGTGAATAGCTATCGTTTCTCTATATCATGGGCAAGAATTCTGCCCA AGGGGATGTTTGGAGATGTTAATATGGCCGGAATTGAGCACTATAATAAGGTCATTGATGCACTCCTACAGAAAG GGATCCAACCGTTTATCACGTTAACACATTATGACATACCACAAGAACTTGAGGAAAGATATGGTGGTTGGCTAAGTTCACAAATACA GGATGATTTCAGCTACTATGTAGACATATGCTTCAAATATTTCGGGGACAGAGTCAAGTATTGGGCTACCTTGAACGAGCCTAACCTCGTGGCTGATCGTGGCTATAGACTAGGAACTTACCCTCCAGCTCGATGCTCCGGTGTATTTGGAAATTGTAGTGCGGGTGATTCAGAAAGGGAGCCCTTCATTGCAGCTCACAATATGATCCTATCTCATGCAGCTGCTGTCAGCATTTACCGCACCAGATATCAG AGAAGACAAGGAGGCATGGTTGGAATTTCTTTGGATACCCAGTGGTATGAACCTTATAGCAATTCCTCAGAAGACATAGCTGCAACTGAGAGAGCTCGAGCATTCTATGTCAACTG GTTTTTAGACCCTATTATACTTGGAAGATATCCTACAGAAATGGTACAAATTCTGGGATCTAATCTGCCAGAGTTCTCAAAGAATGATTTGAGCAAGTTGAGTTATGGCCTAGATTTCATTGGCATCAATTACTATACGGCTAGATATATCAAAGACTGCTTATATTCCGTGTGTGAACATGGAAAGACTTGGTCAGAGGGTTCCTATTTTGTTACTATGGAAAAAGACGGTGTCTACATTGGGCCACCT ACTGAAGTGGACTGGCTCTATCTCTATCCACAAGGGATGAAGAAAATTCTGATGTACATGAAGGACAGATTCAATAATACTCCAATGGTTATCACCGAAAATG GCATTGCTGAGAACGATAATCTGAATCCTTCAATAACGGATACCTTGAATGATATCCATAGAGTGAACTATATGAATAGCTACTTAAATTCACTGGCAAATGCAATCAGGGAAGGTGCAAATGTTAGGGGGTACTTTGTTTGGGCCCTTCTTGACAACTTTGAGTGGCTAGAAGGATATCGCCTAAGATTTGGACTTTACTATGTCAACTATACTAATTTCCAGAGAACTCCAAAATTATCAGCCACCAGGTATAAAGAGCTCATGTATAACTTTCAGATACAGCTTCAAACACATACTGCCCAGAAATAG